A single Syntrophorhabdales bacterium DNA region contains:
- the tatC gene encoding twin-arginine translocase subunit TatC, whose amino-acid sequence MIDEKKPFFSHLKELRDRLVVCVIAVGVAFIITYGFKERIFGFLMQPFIQVMPPGSSFIFTNVTEAFITYFKIAIVAAIFLGSPVLLYEIWMFVAPGLYESEKNYVYPFIIFGSLLFVAGALFCYYVVMPVLFRFFVGYASEFVVPMPSLKEYMSLALKMLITFGFIFLLPLVAYYLSRAGIINHRLLSSKRRYAILGIFVLSAIITPPEMTSQLLIVLPLIGLYEVSIIIARIFGKKKATQETTE is encoded by the coding sequence ATGATAGACGAGAAGAAACCCTTTTTTTCCCACCTCAAAGAGCTCCGCGATAGACTCGTTGTCTGTGTCATAGCCGTGGGTGTGGCGTTCATCATCACCTATGGGTTCAAAGAGAGGATCTTCGGATTCCTCATGCAGCCCTTTATTCAGGTGATGCCACCCGGAAGTTCCTTCATCTTCACCAACGTCACCGAAGCCTTTATCACCTATTTCAAGATAGCCATTGTTGCGGCCATTTTTCTGGGCTCGCCCGTACTTCTCTATGAGATATGGATGTTTGTGGCACCGGGTCTCTATGAAAGCGAAAAAAATTATGTCTATCCCTTCATTATTTTCGGTAGCCTGCTCTTTGTTGCCGGCGCCCTTTTCTGCTATTACGTGGTGATGCCCGTTCTCTTCAGATTTTTCGTAGGGTATGCGTCAGAGTTTGTTGTGCCAATGCCTTCTCTCAAGGAGTACATGAGCCTGGCGCTCAAGATGCTCATCACGTTTGGTTTTATCTTTCTTCTGCCGCTTGTTGCCTACTATCTCTCCAGGGCGGGGATCATTAATCACCGCCTGCTCTCTTCGAAACGTCGCTACGCGATTCTCGGCATTTTCGTTCTGAGCGCCATTATTACGCCGCCGGAAATGACAAGCCAACTCCTCATCGTCCTCCCTTTGATAGGGCTCTATGAAGTTAGCATCATTATTGCAAGAATATTCGGAAAGAAGAAGGCGACCCAGGAGACAACCGAGTAA